Proteins encoded together in one Ammospiza nelsoni isolate bAmmNel1 chromosome Z, bAmmNel1.pri, whole genome shotgun sequence window:
- the LOC132087033 gene encoding serine/threonine-protein kinase PAK 3-like yields MLEERESFLAELQGQNAALLVKVHQLQWELEQRRQQLQQLRQQLNEECLNGQLASTTLTGPLKLSFAALGIKASALAVPTLFIEEFAQVNVVTPAHSEQMNEGSALEGAAAAAASEEASPPQPENSSRSSSPRSFQESEKQCLRLLRSVVSVADPEEKYTGWKIIGRGGFGTTYKALDAATGQAVAVKEIDLQHQRCKEVLKEILVMREMRNPNIVTYLESYLVNEFVLLVLEYMDGGSLAIVISEKRMAVGHMATVCQECLKGLAFLHANQVIHRDIKSDNILLGRDGSVKLADFGLCALLTPEQSKRRSMVGTTCWMAPEVVRKEPYGPKVDTWSLGIVGIEMARGEAPYVWETSDRANHLIGTQGIPDVHKLSLPPALCEFLGCCLQMDVDRRGSAKELLQHPFLKLAEPLFSLL; encoded by the exons ATGCTGGAGGAACGGGAAAGCTTCCTGGCAGAG ctccagggtcAGAATGCTGCTCTCTTAGTCAAGGTGCACCAGCTGCAATGGGAGCTAGAGCAAAggcggcagcagctgcagcagctgaggcagcagctgaatgAGGAGTGTCTGAATGGGCAG CTCGCCAGCACGACACTTACTGGGCCACTGAagctcagctttgctgcccTGGGCATCAAAGCTAGTGCTTTGGCTG TGCCCACTTTGTTTATTGAGGAGTTTGCTCAGGTGAACGTGGTGACCCCTGCACATTCTGAACAA ATGAACGAGGGCTCTGCCCTTGAAGGCGccgctgcagcagcagcctccgAAGAAGCCTCCCCTCCGCAGCCTGAGAACtcgagcaggagcagctcacccCGCTCCTTCCAGGAGAGCGAGAAGCAGTGCCTGAGGCTGCTGA ggaGTGTGGTGAGCGTGGCAGATCCAGAAGAGAAATACACTGGATGGAAAATTATTGGCAGAGG GGGTTTTGGAACCACTTATAAGGCCTTGGACGCTGCCACAGGACAAGCG GTGGCCGTAAAGGAAATTGATCTCCAGCACCAGCGCTGCAAGGAAGTATTGAAAGAAATCCTGGTCATGAGGGAAATGAGGAACCCCAATATTGTCACCTACCTAGAAAG CTACCTTGTCAATGAGTTTGTCCTGCTGGTGTTggagtacatggatggaggcTCTTTAGCAATAGTGATCAGCGAGAAAAGGATGGCTGTAGGACACATGGCAACTGTCTGTCAGGAG tgcctgaaAGGCCTggctttccttcatgccaaccAGGTGATCCACAGAGACATCAaaagtgacaacatccttctggGCCGGGATGGCTCCGTCAAGTTGG ctgattttggcctctgtgctctgctcacacCTGAGCAGAGTAAACGGAGGTCGATGGTGGGGACAACTTGCTGGATGGCACCCGAGGTGGTGAGAAAAGAGCCTTACGGTCCCAAAGTGGACACCTGGTCCCTTGGCATCGTGGGAATTGAAATGGCCAGAGGAGAGGCTCCTTATGTTTGGGAGACCAGTGACAGG GCTAACCACCTGATAGGCACGCAAGGCATACCAGATGTGCACAAGCTCAGCCTACCCCCTGCCTTGTGTGAAtttctgggctgctgcctgcagatgGATGTGGACAGGAGAGGCTCTGCTAAGGAACTTCTGCAG catccATTTCTCAAGCTAGCGGAGCCTCTCTTCAGCCTCCTCTGA